Part of the Cryptococcus neoformans var. neoformans JEC21 chromosome 11 sequence genome, TGACAACAAGGATCTGCAGATCACTTTCTTTGTAAGGATAATTTCAATTTTCTACACGCCTAATTAACCTATTACAGGCACCCAACAATGACGCTTTGAAACCACcccaccatcatcaccacgacgacgacgatgacgatgatggtCTTGACGCGGTAAGCTGTCAAAATAACTCGTTTTTGCGTATAACTGTCTAATATCTAGTATAGTTGGCACAAGCCCCCTCTCTCGCTGCTATTTCTGCCGCTCTCGAGAGCGAGCCTTCCCTCGTTGGcggagatgatgacgatgacgacgaggagaagaagcgcaGGAAGGAAATCTTCCGCAAGATCATCGGCAAAGTGCTTGCCTACCACGGTTTACCCAAGGCCTACACTGTCCAGCAACTGAGTCAGAACTCGACAATGGAGACGGCATTGAAGGCAGAGGATGGCAGCTACGCAGGCTTACACAGGCGAGTCAGAATTGAAAAGTGTCTGGTACCCCCCTGTGCGTAGGCTGTCCTTATAATATGATAAGCGTTGACGAAGATCACAGCTGTCAAGCTCAACTTCTATGCCAAGATTGTTGCGGCGGATCGCAAATCTGGTAATGGTTATCTCCATGCTCTCGACCACCCTCTTATCCCTCCAGCCTCTATCCTTGACGAGCTGTTCCTCTTTCCGGACAGCTTTTCGACTTTGACCTCTAGTGTCCAGAAAGTTCACCTTGCCCATGCTTTGGATTTCGGCATCGAGCATGACGAGGACCACAAGAACAAGGTTCATGGGACCCCCCTTGCTACTCTTTTTGCGCCCACCAACGGTGCTTTCCGCCGTTTACCTCCCAAGCTCAagttcttccttttcagtCCTTTTGGCGAGAAGGCCTTGATCAAGCTCTTGGCTTACCATTACATCCCCCACACTTTGCTCTTGTCTGAGACTCTACACGTCGAGAAACATGAAGACAAAGATGAAGTTATTGAGCAGTTTATCTTTACGGACGGCGATGATCCCAGCTTCCACAAGGAGTTTAAGATTGAAACTGCCCTTCCTAACGCCACCCTAGCGATTGAGATTGATAAGACCAAGCTCTTGCCTGTAGAAGGTAAGTAGCTGTGCAAGGTCTGAATTTGTTGGGCTAACTTTCGACGACACTAGGGGCCGTCACAACAAGAATCAAGGTCAACGGCGAGCTTGTGCAGGTTATTGACGTGCCTGCTCGTAATGGAGCCTTCCACATCATCCCGAAACTTCTCGTCCCGCCTCACAAgcaccatcatcaccaccaccatgATGACAAACAGTTTACTGGCGACGATTCTTGGGAGAATTGGGAGCAGTGGCTTCCTCAGTGGGCCAACGAGGCTTGAACCAGTTGTGTGCAATGAAGTATAATAATTCCTTAAAATGTGTAATTAGTTGCTATGGAATGGATGTATAGCGTCGTAGCCGATTGAAATTGCCTGTATGATGCCATTCAATCGAGGGTTTCGTGCAGAAGAACGAAAGTGAAGTGAATTATTTAGAATGATGGATTAATTGAATGATGAATTGAATGTTTGTAGCAAGGAGGGCGGACGTGGCCGCCTGAGAATCGTTGCCGAACGACCGAGTCGGAGTCGAAGACGATGGTGTGATCAATCAAAGATAGAGCAGCGCCGTTCCGTCGCTCGTCGTTATTTTAGTTAATACGTTTCAATTTGAATCACCAaatctttcttttcctatTTTTCCAACATTCTTCCAAAAATGACCACCCCTTCAACACCGGGCGAAAGCTCGCTCGCGACATCTGTCTATTCTCTCGCCCCAAAGTCTCCAGTGGAAGTACATAAGGAACGAGTCGCCAACTGGCgcttctccaccatctgCGCTAATGTCGATGGCAAGGATCAGTATGGAGCTAGCTCAACTCCCATCTACCAGACCGCCACCTTCAAGGGTATGGACGGGCAATATGACTACACCAGGTCTGGGAACCCCACAAGAGGCGCTCTTGGTGAGTTGGGGCTTGCTCGTTTATCGCATCTCCATAGATAACACTGACAAATGAGGCTATAAGAAAACCATCTTGCAAGATTGTACGGGGCCACTCAAACATTTGCCTTGTCTACTGGTATGACTTGTCTTGACACGATCTTGCGACTTGTTAGGCCAGGAGAAACCGTTCTGGCCGGTGACGATTTGTACGGAGGTACCAACCGACTTTTGACGTATCTTGGTACGCATGGCGGTGTCGATGTCAGGCATGTTGATACTACAGATGTGGACAAGGTAATTCCTCATCTTGGACCAGGGAATAATGTCAAGATGGTTCTTCTAGAATCCCCTACGAACCCTCTGTTGAAAATTGCCGACCTGCAAGAAATCGCCGATGCTGTTCACTCTGCTGCACCTAGCGCTTTGATTGTGGTTGACAACACTATGATGTCTCCTTACCTGCAACGGCCGCTTGAGATTGGTGCCGATATTGTTTACGACTCTGCTACCAAATATCTCTCAGGTCATCACGACCTTATGGCTGGTATCATTGCAGCTTCTCGACCCGATATCTGCAAAGACATTGCATTCATTATTAACTCTGTTGGATCCGGCCTTGCTCCTTTCGactctttccttttgctcCGTGGTGTCAAGACCATGTCTCTCAGGATGGACAGGCAGATGGCCACTGCCCACCTTGTGGCTCTTTATCTTGATTCATTTGGCTTCTTGGTCCACTACCCTGGTCTCAAGAGCCATCCTAAGAGGGATATCCACTACAAACAGGCGTCTGGTGCTGGCGCGGTGTTAAGTTTTGTTACTGGCGACAAGGCCCTTAGCGAACGGATTGTCGGCGGGACAAGACTGTGGGGTATCAGCGTGTCTTTCGGGGCTGTCAACAGCTTGATCAGTATGCCATGTTTAATGTCGTAAGTAATTTTACCGTCATCCAAGAGATCTGCTAATCTGTTGCAGTCACGCCTCCATTTCCGCTGCAGTTCGTGCTGAACGAGGGCTCCCAGAAAACCTTATTCGACTTTGTGTCGGTATCGAGGACCCTAGAGATCTCATTGATGACTTGGAGCATTCGCTTCTCCAAGCAGGAGCTATTGTTCCCAATCTACAATATACTCCTCTCTCCCAGACTAAGGCGGCGGAGTTGTACGCTAGGGACGGTGAAGCGTGGATCCTGGAACGTGCCAAGGGTTTCAAGCGGCCTTCTACCCAGTCTATTACTGTTGACAAGCTCGTCAGCGGCGTGAAGCAAAGTCTTGGTCTCTCCACCCCTCCCAAAGAGTACAAGACgatcgaagaagacatCGCGGTTTCTGCCCCCGGCAAGGTTATTCTTTTCGGTGAGCACGCTGTCGTCCACGGCGTCACTGCCATCGCGTCCAGCGTCGACCTCCGATGCTTTTCCGTCTTGTCTCCTCGTCGTGACGGAAAGGTTGGATTGGAAGTACCCAATATTGGTGTGGAACTCGAATGGGAAATCAGCAAGCTTCCTTGGAATCTGCTTCCGGTGCACGCAAATGGCGGGAGGCACGTTGCCGACAAGGAGCTTGACACGGCGTTGCTTCAGGCTGTGGAGGGTGCTGTCAACACTCATGTTGAAGTGGGTAAGACTGGTATAGGTGCCTGTGTAGCCTTCTTATATCTGTACATGATGATCTCAGGTGAAGAAACCAATGCGTGAGTATTGGCAAGCCGTGCCGATGTTGCTGAATAAAACTAACTTATGCCTACAGTCTTTCTGTTACCTTTACCGCTTCTTCAAACCTCCCTATCTCTGCGGGTCTCGGATCATCTGCCGCATACTCCACTTGTGTTGCGGcgtctttccttctcgctCGCCAGCACCTCACCATTCCTTCGGCCGATCGCCTTCCCAAAGAAGACACTGACTTGGTCGATGGATGGGCTTTCTTGGCCGAAAAGGTTTTACACGGAAACCCTAGTGGTATCGATAACGCCGTCGCTGTCAGGGGTGGAGCTGTTGCTTTCACCAGATCTGTTGGCGGAAAGCAAGGCGGTATGGATGGTCTTTTTGAGTAAGTATCTGCATACCGTTTTATTCACGTCCATTTAGCTGATTTTTTTCCAGGTTTTCTTCTGTCCGATTACTCTTGACCAACACTCTTGTCCCCAGAGACACCAAGACATTGGTTGCCGGTGTTTCCGCGAAGCGCCTCGCTGAGCCTCAGGCTGTTAACTCGATTCTCGATTCTATCCAAACCATTTCAGATGAAGCACGTTCCTTGCTCGGCGGTGGCAAGCCTGTGGAACGTTCTATCCTTGTCAAGCGTCTGGAAGCGCTCATCAAGGAAAACCATGAGCACTTGGTTGAGCTCGGAGTGTCGCACCCTTCTTTGGAAATGATCGTGGCAGCTACCGCTCAGGCACCTTTCGAGTTAGCCACCAAGTTgactggtgctggtggcGGCGGATGTGCTCTTACTCTTATTCCGGATGGTAAGTATAGCTATCCTTAGTTATCAGACCGACGCTGATTGTTTATATGCCTACTCAGATTTCCCTGAATCTTCCCTCAACGAGCTCATCCAAACCCTCGAAGGCCATGGTTTCCAAGCGCACCTCACCACACTGGGCGGCCCTGGCTTCGGTGTCCTCACGACTCCCTTTAAGCCGGGCAATGTCTCTGAACAACTTCGGGATGCTGTGAGGACCCACGACGAGGGTGAGGGCATGGTTGTGCCGAAGAGAGCTGGTCTTAGAGAAGCTGATAAGGAAGGTTTGCACGCATGGGCGGAAAGGTTGGGTCGATGGGTATATGCTTAAAATATGTTATGGGTTGCTTTAGTTGAACGTATGTTTTCTCTGTGTCCCTTGTGTGATGTTTCTAGTTTCACAGTAGCAACAGTAATGTCTTTGGCTTGTACAATATGGAATGCACGACATTTTGGTAACTGGAAATCTGAAAAGATGTGAAGTGTTTGCCTGCTAGAGAATCCTATTATGGTCAAAAATGTC contains:
- a CDS encoding cystathionine beta-lyase, putative; amino-acid sequence: MTTPSTPGESSLATSVYSLAPKSPVEVHKERVANWRFSTICANVDGKDQYGASSTPIYQTATFKGMDGQYDYTRSGNPTRGALENHLARLYGATQTFALSTGMTCLDTILRLVRPGETVLAGDDLYGGTNRLLTYLGTHGGVDVRHVDTTDVDKVIPHLGPGNNVKMVLLESPTNPLLKIADLQEIADAVHSAAPSALIVVDNTMMSPYLQRPLEIGADIVYDSATKYLSGHHDLMAGIIAASRPDICKDIAFIINSVGSGLAPFDSFLLLRGVKTMSLRMDRQMATAHLVALYLDSFGFLVHYPGLKSHPKRDIHYKQASGAGAVLSFVTGDKALSERIVGGTRLWGISVSFGAVNSLISMPCLMSHASISAAVRAERGLPENLIRLCVGIEDPRDLIDDLEHSLLQAGAIVPNLQYTPLSQTKAAELYARDGEAWILERAKGFKRPSTQSITVDKLVSGVKQSLGLSTPPKEYKTIEEDIAVSAPGKVILFGEHAVVHGVTAIASSVDLRCFSVLSPRRDGKVGLEVPNIGVELEWEISKLPWNLLPVHANGGRHVADKELDTALLQAVEGAVNTHVEVGKTGIGACVAFLYLYMMISGEETNALSVTFTASSNLPISAGLGSSAAYSTCVAASFLLARQHLTIPSADRLPKEDTDLVDGWAFLAEKVLHGNPSGIDNAVAVRGGAVAFTRSVGGKQGGMDGLFEFSSVRLLLTNTLVPRDTKTLVAGVSAKRLAEPQAVNSILDSIQTISDEARSLLGGGKPVERSILVKRLEALIKENHEHLVELGVSHPSLEMIVAATAQAPFELATKLTGAGGGGCALTLIPDDFPESSLNELIQTLEGHGFQAHLTTLGGPGFGVLTTPFKPGNVSEQLRDAVRTHDEGEGMVVPKRAGLREADKEGLHAWAERLGRWVYA